The following proteins are co-located in the Apium graveolens cultivar Ventura chromosome 5, ASM990537v1, whole genome shotgun sequence genome:
- the LOC141660510 gene encoding uncharacterized protein LOC141660510, producing the protein MSIIGEPSKRSKSEMTLKFGDPDLEGLKFPQDDHLVITPIIGNCPVMRVLVDNRDSMDILFHDTFIRMGYYDSQLNPSDAPIYGFNHVECNVEGAIQLPVTIGEEPREAMQMLNFPVVKATSTYNTIMGRTGIHAFKDVPSTYHMVLKFPTRNGIGEARGDQKMAHSCYIAALRPDGTGGQVLPIEDKDVQENDELRGKPAEDLVPIPLDPLDPEKVTYIRASLDKPLKGRITTFLQENNDVFAWTAADMPGIDPNLITHRLNIDPTRKAVKQRKRTYAPDRLEAIKQEVEKLLEAGFIEEVQFHEWLVNPVMVKKANGKWRMCIDFTDLNDACPKDYYPYQGLIP; encoded by the coding sequence ATGAGCATAATTGGGGAACCATCAAAGCGTTCCAAGTCAGAGATGACACTTAAATTTGGTGACccagaccttgaaggtttgaaattcCCTCAGGATGATCATCTGGTTATCACTCCGATAATTGGAAATTGTCCTGTTATGAGGGTCCTAGTGGACAATAGAGATTCCATGGACATTCTGTTCCATGATACATTCATAAGGATGGGCTATTATGACTCTCAACTAAATCCATCCGACGCACCCATCTACGGGTTTAACCATGTGGAATGTAATGTCGAGGGAGCAATACAACTTCCTGTAACTATCGGGGAAGAGCCCAGGGAGGCCATGCAAATGTTGAACTTTCCGGTTGTCAAGGCAACCTCTACCTACAATACCATCATGGGTAGGACAGGGATCCACGCTTTTAAGGATGTGCCCTCCACTTACCACATGGTACTGAAGTTCCCAACTAGGAACGGCATTGGAGAAGCAAGAGGAGATCAGAAAATGGCCCACAGTTGCTATATCGCAGCACTTAGGCCCGATGGAACCGGGGGGCAGGTTCTCCCCATAGAAGACAAGGATGTCCAAGAGAATGACGAGCTACGAGGAAAGCCAGCTGAGGACTTGGTCCCAATACCCTTAGACCCCTTAGACCCGGAAAAGGTCACATACATTAGGGCATCTTTGGACAAGCCCTTGAAGGGTCGAATAACAACTTTCCTCCAAGAGAACAATGATGTATTCGCTTGgacagcagctgatatgcctgggatTGACCCGAACCTTATAACTCATAGGTTGAACATTGATCCGACTCGAAAGGCTGTAAAGCAAAGAaagagaacttatgcccctgatAGGCTGGAAGCCATTAAGCAGGAGGTCGAGAAGCTTTTAGAAGCTGGATTTATTGAGGAAGTGCAATTCCATGAATGGTTGGTCAACCCCGTAATGGTTAAAAAGgctaatgggaagtggaggatgtgcattGACTTCACTGATTTGAATGATGCATGTCCCAAAGACTATTAcccctaccaaggattgataccctga